In the Mya arenaria isolate MELC-2E11 chromosome 11, ASM2691426v1 genome, one interval contains:
- the LOC128208708 gene encoding uncharacterized protein LOC128208708, whose product MEIIRSILLIQTCFVVSCLCNSTTSPLCREMKPCTIDSGKSGMCLHGTCYTHVDPETRHLSILVTAQYPANTLQAHGGRSLYMRGNGLGLSWNKGIEMGRSSKDTWTMLFNYKSTPKGFQCEPCYGDAVLPNKLLQFRIFVDDHNDVMGANFALKFPVSAASPYFKSKPEFVFHPWFYTNSGSLSNLTVAPQYIGGRRDVAVWRPPSFLENPFKSYPVVIVFALMKLDHLNIYLMNWCIQPKYPKKPS is encoded by the exons ATGGAGATTATACGCAGTATTTTGTTgattcaaacatgttttgttgttaGTTGCCTCTGCAATTCGACAACAAGTCCACTTTGCAGGGAGATGAAACCGTGCACGATTGACTCAGGGAAGAGTGGAATGTGTCTCCATGGCACCTGCTATACTCACGTAGACCCTGAAACAAGGCACTTGTCAATACTGGTAACAGCGCAATATCCGGCTAATACACTTCAG GCTCACGGTGGACGAAGCTTGTATATGCGAGGTAATGGACTTGGATTATCGTGGAACAAGGGCATTGAGATGGGAAGGTCTTCCAAAGATACTTGGACCATGCTGTTTAACTACAAGTCTACACCAAAGGGTTTTCAATGTGAACCTTGTTATGGCGACGCTGTGCTGCCCAATAAGCTCCTGCAGTTTCGTATCTTTGTAGATGACCATAATGACGTGATGGGTGCCAATTTTGCCCTCAAGTTCCCTGTATCAGCAGCTTCACcgtatttcaaatcaaaaccTGAGTTTGTGTTTCATCCTTGGTTTTACACTAACTCCGGCAGTCTAAGCAATTTGACTGTGGCCCCACAATATATAGGAGGTCGAAGAGATGTTGCTGTGTGGCGTCCGCCAAGCTTTTTGGAGAATCCTTTCAAATCATATCCTGTTGTCATTGTCTTTGCCCTAATGAAGCTGgaccatttaaatatatatttaatgaattggTGTATCCAACCCAAGTATCCCAAGAAGCCATCGTAG